Proteins co-encoded in one Bremerella sp. TYQ1 genomic window:
- a CDS encoding bifunctional 2-polyprenyl-6-hydroxyphenol methylase/3-demethylubiquinol 3-O-methyltransferase UbiG, producing MPKLKSSCGYLFIKELGGAIRRRSVSRAANWLVQANLIQGRVLDYGCGFGFDADSLGWDAFDPYYRSAPLQGEYDTIVCNHVLNMLTRSSRTQVIASIQQHLQTSGTAWLAVPRNIPCRGKVGLRKRIQNYVILDLPSVWRTDNLEIYKLRKKAVVIDRTDEIELRLSGR from the coding sequence TTGCCCAAGCTAAAGAGTTCATGTGGATACCTATTCATCAAAGAGCTCGGAGGCGCAATTCGTCGCCGGTCCGTTAGCCGTGCTGCGAACTGGTTAGTTCAAGCGAATCTGATTCAAGGACGCGTGCTCGACTATGGGTGTGGTTTTGGTTTCGATGCAGACAGCCTCGGTTGGGACGCATTCGATCCGTACTATCGATCCGCACCACTGCAAGGAGAATACGACACCATCGTGTGCAATCACGTTTTGAACATGCTGACCCGTTCGTCACGAACTCAGGTAATCGCATCGATTCAACAACATTTGCAAACGAGCGGCACCGCCTGGTTGGCTGTGCCAAGAAACATTCCCTGCCGCGGAAAAGTTGGCCTACGTAAACGTATCCAGAACTATGTGATCCTAGACCTTCCGTCGGTATGGCGCACGGACAACCTAGAGATTTATAAGCTTAGAAAGAAAGCGGTTGTTATTGATCGAACCGACGAGATCGAACTCCGACTTTCAGGACGATAG
- a CDS encoding c-type cytochrome, giving the protein MNIRYLIALGILLCVAAVPVLAVPAPPKSAEYRSPVDLVLMKHDTWLVVANQTSSTVSLIDVASGETLDEIACASHPTSVVKCLDGEHVLVSGSHAGQVDLIHVQAGKLHKQKSIDIGYEPTGLAVSPSGKKAYAGLVATGEVAELDLETGTVSRKFSVGAWPRYLTVSPKGNRLAVGCSGESKIVIVDLDSGEVAYSEKLSGGINIGHLSCSSDGEYVYFPWMIYRSNPINRDNIRRGWVLGSRIGRVRLDGPKYREAITLDVPGSAVADPHGIVLSSNDKRIAVTASGTHELLVYRRADLPWEGVGGPGDLIDPKLTRDRDLFARINLGGRPMGAALAKDDRTVYVANYLKEMIQVVDIEDRHIIREIPLSVRPRRTKERHGEELFYDARRSLDQWYSCHTCHYNGGVNSKAMDTWNDGSALTMKTVLPLEHLEETGPWTWHGWQEDLHDAMHKSFTTTMQGRPVGPRETEAMLAYLRTDRTPPNPFREKDGSLSEAAQRGQKIFMGAAANCSSCHSGDRFTDGQIHDVGLGSEEDEYEGYNTPSLVGIYRKVRFLHDGRAGSLEEVLNDFHSPEEVSGTKPLSEEETADLIAYLKTL; this is encoded by the coding sequence ATGAATATTCGCTATCTGATCGCCCTCGGCATCTTGCTTTGTGTCGCTGCCGTTCCGGTGCTAGCCGTCCCTGCTCCGCCAAAGTCGGCCGAATATCGCTCTCCGGTCGATTTAGTTCTGATGAAGCACGACACTTGGTTGGTTGTCGCCAATCAAACGTCAAGCACCGTCAGCTTGATCGATGTCGCATCGGGAGAAACGCTCGACGAAATCGCTTGCGCCTCGCACCCCACGTCCGTGGTGAAATGCCTGGACGGCGAACATGTTTTGGTCAGCGGATCGCATGCCGGTCAAGTCGATTTGATTCATGTGCAAGCGGGAAAGCTTCATAAGCAGAAGTCGATCGACATCGGCTACGAACCGACCGGGCTCGCCGTTTCGCCAAGCGGCAAGAAAGCCTACGCCGGGCTCGTCGCGACCGGAGAAGTCGCCGAGCTTGATTTAGAAACGGGAACTGTGTCTCGCAAGTTTTCTGTCGGTGCGTGGCCCCGCTACCTGACCGTTTCGCCCAAGGGCAATCGTCTGGCCGTTGGCTGCAGTGGCGAAAGCAAGATTGTCATCGTCGACTTGGACAGCGGCGAAGTTGCCTACTCCGAGAAACTTTCTGGCGGCATCAACATCGGCCACCTCAGCTGTTCGTCCGACGGCGAATACGTTTACTTTCCCTGGATGATCTATCGCAGCAATCCGATCAACCGCGACAACATCCGCCGCGGTTGGGTACTGGGAAGTCGCATCGGCCGTGTGCGCCTCGATGGACCGAAGTACCGCGAAGCGATCACGCTGGACGTGCCTGGTTCGGCAGTGGCTGACCCGCATGGGATTGTGCTAAGCAGCAACGACAAACGGATTGCCGTTACAGCTTCCGGTACGCACGAACTGCTGGTCTATCGCCGCGCAGACTTGCCATGGGAAGGAGTCGGTGGGCCGGGCGACTTGATCGATCCGAAGCTGACGCGCGATCGCGATTTGTTTGCTCGAATCAATCTCGGTGGTCGACCGATGGGGGCTGCCCTGGCCAAAGACGACCGCACCGTTTACGTGGCCAATTACCTGAAAGAGATGATTCAAGTTGTCGACATCGAAGATCGCCATATCATTCGCGAGATTCCGCTAAGCGTTCGTCCGCGACGTACGAAGGAGCGGCATGGCGAAGAGCTCTTCTATGATGCTCGGCGAAGCCTCGATCAGTGGTATAGCTGCCACACTTGCCACTACAACGGTGGCGTGAACTCGAAGGCGATGGACACATGGAACGATGGTTCGGCGCTGACCATGAAGACCGTCTTGCCGCTGGAGCATTTGGAAGAAACAGGGCCCTGGACATGGCATGGCTGGCAGGAAGATCTACACGACGCGATGCACAAGTCGTTCACGACGACGATGCAAGGGCGTCCCGTTGGACCGCGTGAAACGGAAGCGATGCTGGCCTATCTGCGAACCGACCGAACGCCGCCGAATCCATTTCGCGAGAAAGATGGCTCCCTTAGCGAGGCTGCCCAGCGAGGGCAAAAGATTTTCATGGGTGCCGCCGCCAACTGCAGTAGTTGCCACAGCGGCGATCGTTTCACCGATGGTCAAATTCATGACGTCGGTCTTGGCTCGGAAGAAGATGAGTACGAAGGCTACAACACGCCGAGTCTGGTTGGCATCTATCGCAAAGTTCGCTTCCTCCACGACGGCCGCGCCGGCAGCCTCGAAGAAGTGCTCAACGATTTCCACTCCCCCGAAGAAGTCTCTGGCACGAAGCCGCTAAGCGAAGAAGAAACGGCTGATTTGATTGCGTATTTGAAGACGCTGTGA
- a CDS encoding dihydrodipicolinate synthase family protein produces MNMDTMKPETLSMDGPEPLPQPTSSGRLQLEGLVAATFAPLSAEGELNLDAIGPMVDALVDANIAGLYVNGSTGEGVSLTGSERRQSAEEFVQAAGGRLPVIVQVGHTSVREAQQLAEHAASVGADAISATPPTYFKPATIGLLLDSLREIMRGAPSLPFYYYHIPRITGVDFDLHQLLTQASEELPQLNGVKYTAQSIHEFQACRAHFADQFDLLYGCDEMLLSGLAAGANGAVGSTYNFAPGLYRRLIEAYRQGENEAAQELQLRSVEMVQAFVRYPALPAQKAIMEMIGLPVGPPRLPWRDLTAEEKRTLESDLKSLGFFDWR; encoded by the coding sequence ATGAACATGGATACGATGAAACCGGAAACGCTCTCGATGGACGGCCCCGAACCGTTGCCACAACCGACTTCCTCTGGCCGCTTGCAATTGGAAGGTCTTGTCGCCGCTACGTTCGCGCCCCTTTCCGCGGAAGGGGAGCTTAACCTGGACGCGATTGGACCGATGGTCGATGCATTGGTCGACGCCAACATCGCGGGGCTTTACGTCAACGGAAGCACCGGCGAAGGGGTTTCGTTAACGGGTAGCGAGCGTCGGCAATCGGCGGAAGAATTTGTGCAAGCGGCCGGTGGTCGTTTGCCGGTGATCGTTCAAGTGGGGCATACAAGCGTTCGCGAAGCTCAGCAACTTGCCGAGCATGCTGCGTCTGTCGGTGCCGACGCAATCAGTGCGACTCCGCCAACTTACTTCAAGCCGGCCACCATTGGGCTGCTATTGGATTCGCTGCGAGAGATCATGCGCGGCGCGCCTTCGTTGCCGTTTTATTACTATCACATTCCGCGAATCACTGGGGTCGACTTTGACTTGCATCAACTGCTGACGCAAGCCAGCGAAGAACTGCCGCAACTCAACGGCGTGAAGTATACGGCTCAATCGATTCACGAGTTCCAGGCCTGTCGTGCCCACTTCGCCGATCAGTTTGATTTGTTGTACGGCTGCGACGAGATGCTGCTGAGCGGTCTTGCGGCAGGTGCCAACGGAGCCGTGGGAAGTACGTACAACTTCGCCCCCGGCCTCTATCGCCGGCTGATCGAAGCGTACCGCCAAGGAGAAAACGAAGCGGCCCAAGAGCTGCAACTTCGTTCGGTTGAAATGGTGCAAGCTTTCGTCCGCTACCCCGCATTGCCGGCCCAAAAAGCAATCATGGAAATGATCGGCCTCCCTGTCGGTCCGCCCCGTTTGCCGTGGCGTGACTTGACTGCGGAAGAAAAGCGAACGCTGGAATCTGATTTGAAGTCGCTCGGCTTCTTCGACTGGCGTTAA